A single genomic interval of Deltaproteobacteria bacterium harbors:
- a CDS encoding serine hydrolase produces MSLEAIDAACLAGSKEKLFPGAALLVGKGQEALVEKYYGHFTYETNSLSVTASSYFDIASLTKAIATTCLFMLASQEGRLDLNQPARNFFPTLTPAHNYSITQLLNHTSGLRDWLPLYQQTHRLKKGKLTLENLILNEIQEKGLDRAKQGSHVYSDLNFILLGFILEKIYEKKLDVLFQEKVAGPLNIKDMFYLPLIDAPSGAKMIPVDRNDTSSFVPTEFCTWRNRTIQGEVHDENTYFMRGVAGHAGLFATLRAVGQWVQEMLKAHLGNSSWLKKSTFEIFVPQAQPYFLGFDRPNAASLAGKYFSKNSIGHLAFTGCSFWLDLEDQKSIVLLTNRTYPKRYDKTVFNQFRIKIHNLICEELF; encoded by the coding sequence ATGAGCCTTGAAGCCATTGATGCTGCTTGCTTAGCCGGAAGTAAGGAAAAACTTTTTCCCGGCGCCGCTTTGTTAGTGGGAAAGGGGCAAGAAGCGTTGGTAGAAAAATATTATGGCCATTTCACCTACGAAACAAATAGCTTAAGCGTCACCGCAAGTTCCTATTTCGACATTGCTTCGCTTACCAAGGCCATCGCGACCACCTGTTTATTTATGCTTGCCTCCCAAGAAGGCCGGCTTGATTTAAATCAACCCGCTCGAAACTTTTTTCCTACCTTGACCCCAGCTCACAATTACAGCATCACCCAATTACTCAACCATACTTCGGGGTTACGAGATTGGCTGCCGCTTTATCAACAAACGCATCGACTTAAAAAAGGTAAACTCACTTTAGAAAACTTAATCTTAAACGAAATTCAAGAAAAGGGCTTAGACCGTGCTAAACAAGGCAGCCATGTCTACAGCGATCTGAATTTTATCTTGTTGGGATTCATTTTAGAAAAGATTTATGAAAAAAAATTAGACGTGCTTTTTCAAGAAAAAGTTGCGGGGCCACTTAATATTAAAGATATGTTTTATTTGCCTTTAATAGATGCACCCTCGGGGGCCAAAATGATACCTGTGGATCGCAATGACACCTCGAGCTTTGTACCCACTGAGTTTTGCACTTGGCGCAATCGAACCATTCAAGGAGAAGTGCATGATGAGAATACTTATTTTATGAGGGGAGTGGCTGGCCATGCTGGATTATTTGCGACTTTGCGGGCGGTTGGTCAATGGGTGCAAGAAATGCTCAAAGCCCACTTGGGAAATTCTAGTTGGTTAAAAAAATCCACTTTTGAAATTTTTGTACCCCAAGCTCAACCTTATTTCTTAGGGTTTGACCGACCCAACGCTGCTTCGTTAGCGGGGAAATACTTTTCTAAAAATTCTATAGGGCATCTGGCCTTTACGGGTTGCTCGTTTTGGCTTGATCTCGAAGATCAAAAATCGATCGTCTTGCTCACCAATCGCACTTATCCTAAGCGCTACGATAAAACGGTGTTCAATCAATTCCGCATTAAAATTCACAATCTCATCTGCGAGGAATTATTTTGA
- a CDS encoding HmuY family protein, producing the protein MKLKYLSLASLLVLLVSACGVTGEEPFNNNNADTEDHSGHNPDSTENAVLSGETIIDASSTSNWAYWDFSSGAVVTPADPSTSHEWDMAFRRAQIAANCGTTHMMAGHETQGGVMNMATTDWAGTTECPAEGYEVDEMMPIPGPPGSGEYSGNPALADWFDYDPATHAVSSKSLVYCIRTADGKYAKFTIINYAGGQMTIRWEYQPDGSRSLP; encoded by the coding sequence ATGAAACTAAAATACTTAAGTTTAGCCAGCCTGCTAGTGCTCTTGGTGAGCGCCTGCGGAGTTACGGGCGAAGAGCCATTCAACAATAACAACGCCGATACCGAAGATCATTCGGGTCACAACCCTGACTCAACGGAGAATGCTGTCTTATCAGGTGAAACGATCATTGATGCTAGCAGCACGAGCAACTGGGCCTATTGGGATTTTTCATCGGGTGCCGTTGTGACTCCCGCTGACCCCTCTACGTCACACGAGTGGGACATGGCCTTTCGCAGGGCGCAGATTGCTGCCAATTGTGGCACAACACACATGATGGCAGGGCATGAAACTCAAGGCGGGGTGATGAACATGGCAACCACCGATTGGGCAGGAACTACCGAATGTCCGGCTGAAGGTTATGAGGTTGATGAAATGATGCCCATTCCTGGCCCTCCTGGATCGGGTGAATACTCAGGTAATCCGGCATTAGCTGATTGGTTTGATTATGATCCGGCCACTCACGCGGTTTCATCCAAGAGCCTTGTTTATTGCATCCGCACGGCCGATGGAAAATATGCAAAATTCACGATTATCAATTATGCCGGTGGGCAAATGACCATTCGTTGGGAATACCAACCCGATGGTAGCCGATCATTGCCATAA
- the mpl gene encoding UDP-N-acetylmuramate:L-alanyl-gamma-D-glutamyl-meso-diaminopimelate ligase — MINPNKNIYLMGICGTGMASLAGMLKTQGHVVKGSDQNAYPPMSTKLSELGIEIKTPYQATNLNPRPDLVIIGNAISKNHVEAEAVLQQGIPYLSMAACLHDFFLQDKICLVVAGTHGKTTSTSLLAWVLEYAGLNPSFFVGGIPLNFKDNFKLDTGKYFVIEGDEYDTAFFDKGPKFLHYNPTHVLLTSIEFDHADIYRDLEHLKSSFVQLLEIISGMGSLVANLDFPAVGEVLEKVNFKKTVCYSTRKIASPSWIPGQARDDVDYNDIVFYPEKIQATPDGMCFHLNGVEFLLPMFGTHNVSNAVGVALIAHQIGIDLKTIADAFRTFKGIKRRQEIIGEPHGITIIDDFAHHPTAVRETIASIRARFPNRKIWAVFEPRSNSSKRDVFQKDYPAAFLEADAVLIHDVFMPEKVKDGKVLNVDEVVAQINQQSEHLKAQHLSGIDTIVSYIKDHAKAGDILLIMSNGGFGGIHQHLLNSLI, encoded by the coding sequence ATGATTAATCCCAATAAAAATATTTATCTTATGGGTATTTGTGGCACCGGCATGGCTTCTCTGGCTGGCATGTTGAAGACTCAAGGGCACGTCGTTAAAGGTAGTGACCAAAATGCCTACCCGCCTATGAGCACCAAGCTGAGTGAACTAGGGATTGAAATTAAAACACCTTATCAAGCAACTAACTTAAATCCACGCCCTGATTTAGTGATCATTGGCAATGCGATTTCTAAAAATCATGTGGAGGCCGAGGCCGTTTTACAGCAAGGCATTCCTTATTTATCGATGGCGGCTTGTTTACACGACTTTTTTTTGCAAGATAAAATTTGCCTAGTGGTGGCTGGTACACATGGCAAGACCACCAGCACAAGTCTGCTCGCCTGGGTGTTAGAATATGCTGGGTTAAACCCTAGTTTTTTTGTGGGTGGTATCCCGCTCAATTTTAAAGACAATTTTAAATTGGATACCGGAAAGTATTTTGTGATTGAAGGCGATGAATATGACACCGCCTTTTTTGATAAGGGCCCCAAATTTTTACATTACAACCCCACGCACGTGTTGCTCACCAGCATTGAATTTGATCACGCCGATATTTACCGTGATTTGGAACATTTAAAGAGTTCGTTTGTTCAGTTGCTTGAGATAATTTCTGGCATGGGAAGTTTAGTGGCTAATTTAGATTTTCCAGCGGTGGGAGAAGTTTTGGAGAAAGTAAACTTTAAAAAAACAGTTTGTTACTCAACAAGAAAGATTGCTTCGCCATCATGGATCCCGGGGCAAGCCCGGGATGACGTGGATTACAATGACATCGTTTTTTATCCAGAAAAAATCCAAGCCACGCCAGACGGTATGTGTTTCCATCTGAATGGAGTTGAGTTTCTCTTGCCCATGTTTGGCACTCACAATGTCAGCAATGCCGTGGGAGTTGCGCTCATTGCCCATCAGATCGGGATTGATCTAAAAACTATTGCCGACGCATTTCGAACTTTCAAAGGCATTAAACGTCGCCAAGAAATTATTGGTGAGCCCCATGGCATTACCATCATCGATGACTTTGCCCACCACCCCACCGCCGTGCGCGAAACCATTGCGTCAATTCGAGCCCGCTTTCCTAATCGAAAAATTTGGGCCGTGTTTGAACCACGTAGTAATTCGAGTAAGCGCGATGTGTTTCAAAAAGATTATCCAGCTGCCTTCTTAGAAGCTGATGCTGTGCTTATTCACGACGTATTCATGCCCGAAAAAGTAAAAGATGGAAAAGTTTTGAATGTGGATGAGGTCGTTGCTCAAATCAATCAACAATCTGAACACCTCAAGGCCCAACATCTTTCAGGTATTGACACCATCGTTTCTTACATCAAAGATCATGCCAAAGCAGGGGACATATTGCTGATCATGAGTAATGGTGGTTTTGGCGGTATTCATCAACACCTCCTAAACAGCCTGATTTGA
- a CDS encoding TonB-dependent receptor has translation MSITKLKKIWMMSLSLIFLLLPRLVIAETLSKNTHHQELGFGQPDVVIDGVELHTYGTSFYELEEPLALRAGITFLSTGDAASEDWLLIRGLPRDSSRNVLVLLDGMPINNAAYEGVEFHDLPTGLLKRAEVYKPPLPARFGGYHAVINFVLQEQAKTHGATAQAAIGSFDTLRGELTGTTGKGPFWAKLGVGFLKTDNLTDVRRTPPLSNLRYEDRSYWDITPTFFATYNPSPNTSLRLLSLYSRGRKKFSNDEFRNRWFLNSNLALDHQFGERASFHVNAFGGVEYYFLNLQMHPDVTRQDRAKMGVRTNTEVKLTFHNILNVGADFTRNELDEPSGSHNFHTWSAFLENHFTPTKWFGLTAGLRYDGSDVDKLEFNPSAELRIMPWQGGVLLGRWSRSTRWPSLGEAASAGSDLHGETLQGFTAGVQQKLLHDRLVLKATGFHLRLTNELTPDATTGLYGHSQVASTSRGFEFEVSAEPLRGLHTFASYTFNQVHQAGDSIAYGPPHHMATGGVLYSKGPYTARLSMKYLGKKRGIFRHLGQPTTVNDAFIVDLYGARNLGKNFRVFVNLENLANLRYETFQGRPMFPLTILAGLELRVP, from the coding sequence ATGAGTATAACAAAACTTAAAAAAATTTGGATGATGAGCTTAAGCCTAATATTCCTTCTTTTGCCAAGGCTGGTTATTGCTGAGACTTTGAGCAAAAATACCCATCATCAAGAATTAGGCTTTGGACAACCCGATGTAGTTATTGATGGCGTTGAATTACACACCTACGGAACATCCTTTTATGAATTAGAAGAGCCCTTAGCCCTGCGTGCCGGGATTACCTTTCTTTCCACCGGTGATGCGGCATCGGAGGATTGGCTTTTGATTCGAGGCTTGCCTAGGGATTCTTCAAGAAATGTGTTGGTTCTCCTCGACGGTATGCCGATTAACAACGCGGCCTACGAAGGTGTTGAGTTTCACGATCTTCCCACCGGTTTATTGAAACGTGCCGAAGTTTACAAACCGCCTTTGCCGGCCCGTTTTGGTGGTTATCATGCGGTGATCAATTTTGTTTTGCAAGAGCAAGCTAAAACTCACGGTGCAACGGCACAAGCGGCTATTGGATCTTTTGATACCCTACGGGGTGAATTAACCGGAACCACAGGCAAGGGGCCTTTTTGGGCAAAACTTGGGGTTGGATTTTTAAAAACAGACAACTTGACCGACGTGCGGCGCACGCCTCCGCTCAGCAATCTTCGTTACGAAGATCGTTCTTATTGGGATATTACTCCAACTTTTTTTGCGACCTATAACCCTTCACCCAATACGAGCTTGCGGCTCCTTTCATTATATTCCCGGGGCCGCAAGAAATTTTCTAATGATGAATTTCGCAACCGTTGGTTTTTGAATTCCAACTTGGCCCTCGATCATCAATTTGGAGAAAGGGCTTCTTTTCATGTGAATGCTTTTGGTGGGGTGGAATATTATTTTCTCAATCTTCAGATGCATCCTGATGTTACGCGCCAAGATCGAGCGAAGATGGGGGTACGGACCAACACCGAAGTAAAATTGACTTTCCATAATATTTTAAATGTAGGTGCCGATTTTACTCGTAACGAGCTGGATGAACCCAGTGGGTCTCACAATTTTCATACTTGGAGCGCATTTTTAGAAAATCATTTTACACCAACGAAGTGGTTTGGGCTTACCGCAGGCCTTCGTTATGATGGCAGTGACGTTGACAAACTCGAGTTTAACCCCAGCGCAGAATTGCGCATCATGCCGTGGCAGGGTGGAGTTTTGTTGGGGCGATGGAGCAGAAGCACGCGCTGGCCTTCATTGGGCGAGGCTGCTTCAGCCGGAAGTGATTTGCATGGTGAAACTTTGCAAGGTTTTACCGCAGGGGTTCAACAAAAACTTCTTCATGATCGATTAGTCTTGAAAGCAACGGGGTTTCATCTCCGTTTGACTAACGAACTTACCCCTGATGCAACCACCGGGCTCTATGGGCATAGCCAGGTAGCATCGACTTCGCGCGGTTTTGAGTTCGAAGTATCGGCAGAACCATTGCGTGGTTTGCACACCTTTGCTTCCTACACGTTTAATCAAGTTCATCAAGCGGGGGACTCCATTGCCTACGGCCCACCTCATCATATGGCAACTGGCGGGGTTTTATATTCGAAGGGTCCCTATACCGCGCGACTTTCAATGAAGTATCTTGGCAAAAAGCGCGGGATCTTTCGTCACCTGGGTCAACCCACCACAGTGAACGATGCCTTCATTGTTGATCTTTATGGGGCGCGTAATCTTGGGAAAAATTTTCGCGTTTTTGTAAATTTGGAAAATTTAGCCAACCTTCGCTACGAGACATTTCAAGGGAGACCCATGTTTCCCCTGACCATCTTGGCAGGGTTGGAGCTGCGCGTGCCTTGA